The Gigantopelta aegis isolate Gae_Host chromosome 3, Gae_host_genome, whole genome shotgun sequence genome segment CAATACTGTGCATGCATCATCAGTACTGGCAGTTTTGTGTTTGTGCGAAAATGCCGGTTTTTCAATGAATGACTGTATGAATGGGAACAATAAATTGTATCAATACACTGTAATTGAAACTACGTATTACTGGTACAGAATAATATAACACCACCAACTGAATATTAAAAGTTATCAAGTATAGATCTATTACACTCAATACCCAACCAGCTGATTGAACATGTGGAGTTTTACCTACAATGCTTTCAGGCCTTTGTCTATTCCTGACCCAAACTGTGAGAACAAAGAAACAGCAAGTATAAtcgtaaataattttaaagtcaCATATAAACAAGTGTCTttttagatatattatatacaaatacaatagcatacatgtatatatttagtaacAAACCACTGCCTAAAAACCCGAGTAAACTTTACCGTAAATATTTGAAGTAATGTGCGGCTTATAAAGTGGTGCGTGTTATATATGAATTAGTcctgtaaaatgtgttaaaaattgTGTTGCGGGTTATACACAGGTAAATACggtatatccagttaaggttcaagcacactgtcctgggcacacacctcagttatctgggctgtctgtccaggatagtgggttagtcgctctgtccaggatagtgggttagtcgCTCTGGGTtgcagccggtaccgggctgcaaaccctgtacctaccagcctgtagtctgatggcttaaccactgtgccagtTTTCATTCCATCTTTGATTCACCGATACACTGAATCACCCATTCACTCACCCACTTCACTCTCTAAATCACACGTGTTTgcatatgcatgcatgcatgcatgaataTGTATGTGCAAGCGTTATTATATTGATTGAATTGTAGCACTCACCTGAACTCATCTCCGTCTTCGTAGCACGTAGCGAAGGCGTGACACAGAGTCGTAGCCTGTCCACACTTAGTCAGTTTCTGGTCGCAGTTTATGCCAAAGAACTGCTTCTCACACGAGTGGGCTTTGCAAACGCCTGTGTCTTCATTGCATGTGCCATGTAGGCAGGTACAGGCTGAAATgcaaaaaatttaaagtttgttttgtttaaagttaaagtatgttttgtttaaagttaaagtttgttttgtttaaagttaaagtatgttttgttataatttaaagtatgttttgtttaaagttaaagtatgttttgtttaaagttaaagtttgttttgtttaaagttaaagtatgttttgttataatttaaagtatgttttgtttaaagttaaagtatgttttgtttaaagttaaagtttgttttgtttaaagttaaagtatgttttgttataatttaaagtatgttttgtttaaagttaaagtatgttttgtttaatgataccactagaacacattcatcatcagctagtggatgtcaaacatttggtaattttttactagtagttttcaattagcagcaaggaattttcTATTTGCATTTtcccagacaagacagcacataccatgacctttgatatactaatcatggaggcactggttggaatgggaaaaactcAATTTGAGAATGGGTACACTGAGGGGGTTCAAACATCTATATTTTTTCCCTTAGCagaaaggaattttttatatgcactttcccagacaagacagcacataccatggcctttgatatactagtgtcatggtacactggttggaatgggaaaaactcAATTTgggaatgggtccactgagggggttcgatccttcAACCCAAGCACCTTAGGTAAGCACGCTACCAAGTGAGCTGAATCTCTCCCCGTATGACTGGGTGTTATGACTGCAAAACAATGTGATGAACCAATCACATGACAGAACATACCACCAGTCTACAAtaagttttaaagttaaaatttgttttgtttaatgacaccactagagcacattgattaattaatcattggctattggatgtcaaacatttggtaattatgacgcatagtcttaaagaggatacacttttttccattagtagcaagagatcttttatatgcactttcctacagacaggaaagcacataccacagcctttgtccaattgtggtgcactggttggaatgagaaaaaaaacaatgagctgaatggatccaccgaggtggtttgatcctgcgatgcaaacaCCTCAGATGACAGTTTTAAAGAGAAACCAActcactaaatatatatatttttttaaatagcagcaAATATAATGGAGCATTAAAATATAGCAAATTTTCCAGTCAATGAAgtagtcataaaaaaaaaaaaataataaaaacaatattaaaaaacaacacattctgtggaattaaatgtcttgcctataCCATGTAAATTTTCAATGGactgtgtgggtttttttttaacaacaccactagagcacattgatttattaatcatcggctattggatgtcaaacatttggtaatttagacagtAAGTcgtacagaggaaacccactacatttctccattagtagcaaggaattttttatatgcaccaccccatagacaagataacacataccacagcctttgatataccagttgtggtgcactgtgtGATGAACATcgataggtgcaactataaacttAAAACTATGTTTTATTGATCTAGGATTTATAGATTGTGAGAAACTAATCAAAAAGCAAAACTTTAACGCAAAACTTTTAACACAAAAGTCAATGTTGTCAACTCCACCACCTTCGCCATTATAAAAGTACTTtgtaaaaacaagacaaaaacatttcatgttgttgttgaaacaataataattagaGTCCCCCCAAATCTATAATGTCTACCTACAACGTCTCAATCTATTTGACAGATAACGGATCATTTGTGAAGACGCTGCTAAATATAGCACCAAGAAGACAGGGAATTTAAATCATTACAGGAGACCTATGATCTTCCTTAGCCCATGCATCAAACGACCAAATCAATGCCACatctttgtgtatgtgtgtgtgtgtgtgtgtttgtgtgtgtgtatgtgtgtgtgtgtgtgtgtgtgtaagggtTAGTTCAAATGACAGACTAATAATACGGCGCCTGATTGGCATATTGTACTGTGTTGATTATGACGTATTTGCGTGAGCTTCATTAGTTAGTTGAGCCAGAGTTGGTAAAGTAATTATTCAACGAGACAATTTATGTCGGTCTCCCAGTTCTAATAGGGCACTTGTCATTAGGTTTGTTGGGTAATTGGATCCAGATGTTTTATAGAGGAAagctaaagttaaaagtttgttttgtttaacgccaccactatAGAGCAtaacgatttattaatcatcggctattggatgtcaaacatttaataattttgacatagaatCATagagaaaaagtttgttttgtttaacaacaccactagagtacaaggatttattaatcaaaaggTGGGCAGTTGACTTTCCTCCTCTTGCAAACTTTCATTAAAGGAAATTCTGACTATTAAGAGTCTCGATGTCCACAGTTTTGTGTCATTCCATTTGAGGATACTTTAGTGAAGCAACTTTGAAAGAAAATGTGAAAAATTGCTATAAAAACCATTGCAGGTAACTTTTGTCTTTGAAAGAAAATGTGAAATATTGCTACAAAAAACATTGCAGGTAACTTTCGATTTTATTCTTTCAAAAATGTTGAATTAATGAAACAAAAGTCAAACTTTAAAAACTTGGTCTATGTTTCCCCACCCCCTTTTCGGGCATTGAGGCCTCTTAAGTGTTGGTGGTGCAAACAAACCAACATTTGCTGACGTGGTTTCTTTTTTgaagatttttgttttgaaaaattatatcatccatataaatacaaagacctcagaaatattttaatttgcctaacctacatgtatttgtaggtaacggaaaaaaaataattctagtAACCCATTTCTTTTTGGGGTAACCAGTAATgatcatgtaaatgatgtctaTATTTAATGTGCAGATTATAAATGGGTTACCTAATTAAAACTAGATTTTTGTGAGTGACTCAAACAAAGAGGCCATTCTTGCAATTTTCTAAAATCTGACACACATTTATGTTAAACCTTTGAGAAAACAAGTTAAAATACTTGATATACCAATAACACataaaaacttaaattaaaatttttaaataagaaTAGTAGTGGAAACATGATCTTGCAATTTTTCttccataaaaaaatatttgtggatACGTTTAGAAAGTTgggaaaattataaattaacatataaagaaaattaaataaataagtaaataacaaaataaaataaaataaatgaaacaattaAGATAGAATGGATTGGAATATAAtgtaactgaaaataaataattaattagattaaataactgaataaacaagagaataataattacataaataataaatattcaaataaaattaactatCTATAgatatttaaagaaagaaagaaagaaaacaaaataaataaaagtaattaattaattatctatagatatttaaagaaagaaagaaagaaagaaagaaagaaattaagaaacaaaacaaataaaataaattaaaataattaattaattaattaattaaaataaaataaaataaaatgaataaaataaattaataaataaatttacaaataaagaaataaaattaattaaaataaataaatttaaaaaaatgaataaaaaataaataataataatagatacaaacaaacaaacaaacataaaaaacccatacaaacataaaaaaaaaacccaaacaaacaaacaaaaattctgAATTAACCAACTCCAAATTTTTCTTCCCCCTATATTTTGTGTTTACCTACTGAGCTGGTTCTAAGATAAGACACATGCAGACATCTCTCGTCTCCCAGATAATTGCTATGGTAGCTTAATGGACCAGAGACATCAAGAAACAAACCCGTGCAAATCACATCTTTGATATTCGTACATGAAGACAAATACTGGGTTGGGAAAAAGTACAGGATACGTTTCTGCAGTATAATGACAATTTCCTTTAGCTACTTCCCAGTGAAAATGCTCCAGTTTGCAGGATAACAGGAAATTGCTCATGCCGCGCCTGTTTTTCAGCTCATTACAACTAATTGAAaatcaatgtaaaaatagcTTTGCAGGAGATACAAATGTGATGTGACTTGATCACAACTTTTCAACAGACAGTGCACTCAAAACGTATAAAATTACAGCACGTGTTAGTTAAGTGACAGTAAAAACCGGTgatgtataattataaatgatgggataaaaaaaataaaaataacaaaaacaaaataaaacctgTTGTCTGTTACTACCAAGTTCTGTCTGCTTCTACCAACTTCTATAACATTATTGTCTGTTGTGCTTTCCTACTTGCTTGTTGGATGAGAAAGACAAGTGACAGAATTTCCGATGCATCGTAATCAGCGAATCGAGGAACAACTTTGGAAGACTGGCCAATCGGGGAACACCTGATTTCTCTGTAATTATGGGCCACGCGATGTCATGTCAGTGTTAATCCATTATACTGATGCCACCAGGAACATGCGCAGCACGcaaaaatatgacaaattgCCTAGCTGGGATAATTTGTCACTTGGAATGCTGAAAGTATCTCCTTTAGCTTTAATGACAAAGGAAGAACGAACATGTCTCTTCAATTTCCTTTGACAACACATGATACCTTGTTGAATTAACAGACCGGGAAGAAAAGGTGGGCAGTTGACTTTCCTCCTCTTGCAACCTACAGATTCATTAAAGGAAATTCTGACTATTAAGAGTCTCGATGTCCACAGTTTTGTGTCATTCCATTTGAGGATATTTTAGTGAAGCAACTTTGAAAGAAAATGTGAAAAATTGCTACAAAAACCATTGCAGGTAACTTTTGGTTTTATTCTTTCAAAAATGTTgaattaatgaaacaaatgtcaAACTTTAAAAACTTGTATCAGGATTGTGTGGATAAAATTAGTTATCAAAGTTTAAGTGAAAAAGCAAACGTGAAATTTGAAATGATGTGTAGATTAAGAAGACATAGCAAAGCACAGTAGGTAGCTTTGTGtttgtgagggtttttttaaaacttagaaCTGAAAAAAATCCACACTGTGAAAATTGCACAAAAGAGTGAAGAAACAAAATTACTTACAAATAAGGAGTGAACAATCAATACTGAAATTTAATATCTGAAAATTAATACATCTCGATGAAAAGAATTCTATAGGAAGTGTTTAGCAGATGGAAGGAAAACTGAtgttacaacaaaacaaaaacttttggATCTGGAGAAGACAAACTATTTTCTTTGTTATCCTTAAGACACATTTGTCTAATATTTAACTTTCTGGGAAAGAATTCTTGTGCTGTTGCATCAGTTGGATATCAAGCATGTTTGAACTTGTAGTCTACACAACATGAATTAGATTTTCTCTTTGGTTATTCCTCATTGATTAAATTTTCATTACAGTAATACAGACTTTCCTTTAGGATTGTTGGGATAATTCCTGCATGTTTAGTGAATATACAGATGTAGAAGGCAAACAGTTAAAAGTACTTGGAACTTAATTGGAcatgaacataaaaatataataaattattataaacaatCCAAAACAGATCAAATTTAAACTAATTTCtaactgagaattagagcaaaaaaaaaagaaagaaagaaaaaaaagccacacaaataacaaatacttatttatttctcttttttttgtgctTGTATCTAGCTGTTAAATTTCCACCATGGACCATATACAAATAAGCAACAGCACAAACATGCTActaaacaccaccaccaccattttgTGCAACATGACAAGATACGGATTGGACTATTTCAATTCCTCGGACATTGACGACGACGATTCCAACTGTTCTTACTATGAAATGTCGACCGAGAAACACATGGTACCACCGACCTTCCTCGAGTCGACCATCCTACCGGTCGTGTGCTGCAGCGGCATCATTGGCATCATCCTAACGGTGATTGTCCTGAGCCGGAAGACGATGTGCACGTCAACGAACTGCTACCTCGTCGCACTGGCCATCGCTGACCTGCTCTTCCTGCTCATCCTGTCCGTACAGATCCTCCTGGGCAAAGTCAACCGCACTGATGGCTACACCATCGACTCCAGCGTCTACATCATCTTCAACCACTACTCCAGCATCTTCATGAACGCCTCGCACCTGACATCAGTGTGGGTGACGGTGATGCTGGCCGTGGAGCGTTACATCGCCATCTGCCACCCGCTGCGAGCCATGGCCATCTGCAACATGAGTCGCGCACGGACAGTCATCGTGGTCCTCGCAATCCTGGCCTTTTTGACGCGGATCCCCAACTTCTTCGACTTCAAGTTCTTTACCGTGACCGTGAAAGGCAGGCAGATCATCACCATCAACTGGATAAGCGATGCGTACGACACAGGCCTGTATTCGTGGATCGTCGACGGAATCCTCACGGCCATACTGCCGTTCAGCATCCTCCTCGTTCTCAACCTTAGACTGATCCTCGAGATCCGCAAGTCAAGCCGATACCTCCGGTATCACCTCGCGGTCGGCTGCTCGCTGCAGTCTGTCATATCAACGGAGCAGATGAAGATCACGCTCATGCTGTTGGCCATCATCGTGGCCTTCTTCCTCTGCCAGGGGCCGTACGTCGTCTACAACGCCATGATGGCCTACAACTACATCATCTGCTTCGACTCGTCCATCAACACCTACTGGTTCATCGTGTTCAAGCTGGTTGGAAAGATCCTCCTCGCTCTGAAGTCGTCGTGCAACTTCGTGCTCTACTGCTGGCTCAGCGAGAAGTTCTGGAGCACCTTCAAGAGGATCTTCTGCCTCCGGTACTGCCTGCCAACGAAGCAGATGCCCAAACGCAACGGGACCATCAGCCAGAACAACACCCACCGGCCATCCTACCTGATCACCAGGGAGACCACGTGTTAGGCGAATTCAGTGTATTGTATTATTAGATTTAGAAATATTATCACCTGTAGTTCAACGTTTTATGTATTTCAAAATGAAAACTGCAGACAATAGTAAAGGGAAAATGGGGTGTAGTGGTGCTAGCGGTGGGTTATGTATCAAAATTATCCTTTTGATGAAGTAAAATATGTCTGTAAGGTAATGAATTATGGACTACTAACCCTAATAttatcaataattttattttgaagtgGGTGGGGGACAagaataaaatgttaaacattttatccATAAATCTTTACCTAAAATGCTGCATTTTATGACAgtaatatatagaatatatatatatatatatacatttctttAGAATAGAAATGTACTTTTGTCTGCTAGCTTGTGAAACTACAAAAAATGTTGAACTAATGCTAACATTATCAAAGTTATGAcaatgatgttttttgtttgtgtttgcttcgttttgttgttcttgtttgttcatttgttgtttttgtttttttgtttttattgaataAATTACAATTCAAAGTATCAAAATAATCTTCTgctaacatttatttaatgctTTAAATGGGTGAAATATATCTTTCATAGCACATCTGTATGGAaatttattaacatatataacaATAGTTTCAAATTTCACGATTGGTTGATTCATCTAATAATTATCTTCATTAAGCAATACACATCTGACAAGTTCAtgactttttatattttattttaaaaaatcaatccATTTGAAATTTAAGTTAGTTGATAACAAACATGTACATGCGATACTATTTTTCTCAGTTTGCACAAAAAGacaatgaatgtttgtttaacaacacctcagcacattctcTTTTTGGGGGTAAGGGGGTTGAACTAGAGATATTTATTTGGTAATGATAATTattgtgacatttcatctaaataataataagaaactTGTGGTCcacatgcacttttccacagacagggcagcacataccactaccaTTAATATACAAGTCACAGGACACTATATGGGATTGGTTTTAAAAAAGCCAACAGGCACAATTAATAAGCTATAGCCTgacatacacaaaaaaaaataatgtaaatgcaGCTctattttaaaagaagaaacttACTGCCACCACATGCATATACATGGTAggctatatctatatatagataattacatataattaaattttctttctgtCCATACACTTTATGGAAATCTGATTGCATAGTTGAACAGtgcttattttttttaatttgtatttcaaTGAACCGAAAAATTTAAGCCATGCCTACACCTCCGAACTTGACTTGAACTATTTTCTTGAAAGCATAGTCAAATTATTCAGCAACAATATTTAGATATATGGAAGATATTTTGTGCACAacgtgtattatattttaaatcacataacataatttttgcatttttttttttttttttttaatagtactATAACTTCTGCTTGATTTGCATTTAACCTACAGGCCaagtatatttacattttgttttaatttcatggGTCAAGAGTTATAAAGTTCAATAAGTTTGTGCACAAACCATCATTTTGAGGAATTGCAGCTTGAAGTTTTAAGTAGCCATACCTGTGTTATTACAAATTTACTAACACTTAATAAACCATAAAACTTTCTCATAATATATCATTACAAATTTACTAACACTTAATGAACCATAAAACTTTCTCTTAATATATCATTACAAATTTACTAACACTTAATAAACCATAAAACTTTCTCTTAATATATCATTACAAATTTACTAACACTTAATAAACCATAAAACTTTCTCTTAATATATCATTACAAATTTACTAACACTTAATAAACCATAAAACTTTCTCTTAATATATCATTACAAATTTACTAACACTTAATAAACCATAAAACTTTCTCTTAATATATCATTGCAAATTTACTAACACTTAATAAACCATAAAACTTTCTCTTAATATATCATTACAAATTTACTAACACTTAAAATAAACCATAAAACTTTCTCTTAATATATCATTACAAATTTACTAACACTTAATAAACCATAAAACTTTCTCTTAATATATCATTACAAATTTACTAACACTTAATAAACCATAAAACTTTCTCTTAATATATCATTACAAATTTACTAAcacttaataaacaataaaactttCTCTTAATATATCATGTTTATGACTGTACATTATGTAGccagtttcatttttttttttttttacaatataagCAGAATAACTCAATTTTGAACAAAATTTCAGACAGAATCTTGCAAAATTCTCAGGTCACACAATGTATGGTTTTGTTTGTAAgtataaatataacttacatgttcatatacatgtatatcctttAGGTTGACCCTGTCACAGTTAGCTTGGCGTGCCTGTTATGTCCTTTAAAGATTAATTGAGCCAGGAAATAATACTTTGCAACAGCTAGTATACTCAGATACCCCACGGCTATATAGCTAATCAAACAGCTAATCAAACAACCGACGGTTGATTTATTTCTTACTGTCTTCCTAAACACACAGTTTGTTTAAATGAGCTAGAAACTCGGAAAGATAATCAGAAACATTTAGCTAGCAAATGGGTAAAAGTTATTAACAATATCTGCAGTTTACGTAGAACAATGACACAGACGGTGCCGATAGAAATACATTCATTAAAAAACCTGTTAACATTTTCCTGTGATTGCGCCACAATAAAAACTAGTTGTGtcctaaaataacatttaatggCTTTCATAATCAAGGCATATATTTGTTAGAAACATTTAATtgctttaaaacatatatatatatatatatatatatatatatatatatatataaagtattcaCTAACTGTCATATATGCACTTAGTTATTTTAAACCGCTATTTTGATAACTAATATTTAGAAATACTATATTTTGATGGTGTTAAAATAAATGCTTTTACATTTACCTGAAGTACTTAACAGTAACTAtagtacacacatgtacaatgtatgttgCTACATGCAGgtaaaaattacattacatgTTCTTTGTCGGGGTTATAAtggtaagttttttttttttttttttaaagttgtgttgcactggctggaacaagaaatagtcccaTGGGCCCACAGAGTTAATTCCtagtccgaccgcgcatcagacgagcactttaccactggactacgtcctgccctagCTCTACTTAAATGGCAAGGTCTGCCTTTCGTTAACTAGGGGTGgcacgtagcctagtggtatttACTTttaagcactcgcttgatgcgcggtcagttcgggatcgatcccaatcgggagcccattgggctatttctcattccagccagtgctccacaactggtatatcaaaagccgtagtatgtcaggcctctgaaaattgtgcttaccaaaataaaattctgtgtaacctatttttttgttactaattaaaaaattaggtaattttgatatacaatcttagagagaaaaccagctacatttttacattagtagcaagggatcttttgtatgcatcatcccac includes the following:
- the LOC121369096 gene encoding sex peptide receptor-like, producing MTRYGLDYFNSSDIDDDDSNCSYYEMSTEKHMVPPTFLESTILPVVCCSGIIGIILTVIVLSRKTMCTSTNCYLVALAIADLLFLLILSVQILLGKVNRTDGYTIDSSVYIIFNHYSSIFMNASHLTSVWVTVMLAVERYIAICHPLRAMAICNMSRARTVIVVLAILAFLTRIPNFFDFKFFTVTVKGRQIITINWISDAYDTGLYSWIVDGILTAILPFSILLVLNLRLILEIRKSSRYLRYHLAVGCSLQSVISTEQMKITLMLLAIIVAFFLCQGPYVVYNAMMAYNYIICFDSSINTYWFIVFKLVGKILLALKSSCNFVLYCWLSEKFWSTFKRIFCLRYCLPTKQMPKRNGTISQNNTHRPSYLITRETTC